The following nucleotide sequence is from Lysobacter panacisoli.
CCAGGGCGAGCGTTCCCACCGCCACGCGGACCAGTCGCAGCACCGCAAGGTCGAACTCGGCCAACAGCCGGCGGATATGGCGATTACGCCCCTCGTCGAGGACGACTTCCAGCCATGCGTTGCGTTCGCCGCTGCGCAGCAGGCGCACGGCACGCGCGCGCAGATACTCGCCTTCGACCTCGACCCCGCGCACCAGGGCTTCGAGCAACGCCTCGTCGGGCACCGCGTCGACCTGCACGTGGTAGGTCTTGTCGGGACCGGTGTCCGGATCGGTGATCGCGGCGGACCATGCGGGATCGTTGCTGAACAGGAGAAGGCCCTCGCTGGCCTTGTCGAGTCGCCCTACCGGCGCGATCCACGGCAACCCCGAGCCGTCGAAGCAGCGATACACGGTGTCGCGCCCGCGTTCGTCCTGGGTGGTCGTCACCAGGCCGCGCGGCTTGTTGAGCATCAGGTACAGGCGTGGCGCTGCATCGAGCTCTCGACCGTCCACGCGCACGCGCTGGCGTCCCTGGACGATGGGGAATTCAGGATCGCGAACGATGCGGCCGTCGACTTCGACCCGCCCTGCCTCGATCCAGCGTGCCGCCTCGGTGCGCGAGCACAGCCCCTGTTTGGACAACACGCGTGCAAGCCCATGACGCGGCGCGTTCGACGGCGACGGCGCGCGACCGGGCCTCGGCCCGGGACGCACGGGTCGCGTCACTTCTTCTTTTCGGGTTCGGTCTTGGGGGGCTCGGCGGGCACCGGCGCGACGGCCGGCCTTGCCTTCACCACCCGGACGCCCTTGGCCTTCATCCATGCGTCGAACTCTTCCGCGGTCATGCGCTTGCCATTCTGGTTCATGTCGAACCGCCACGGCGTGTTGTCGTACTGGGTCTTGGGCTTGTAGGCCGCCGGATCGGTCGCGCTGGGCATGGCGGACGGCGTGGTTGCAGCCGGCAGCGCCTTCGCCACCTGGCAGCCCTCCACGCGCAGGCGGAACAGCACCTGGTCGACCGCGAGCGCTTCATCGAAGGCCTGCGACAGCACACCCGTGGGCGCACCCAGCTGATGACTCGGCGCGACGAGCTCGGGCGCGATCGGCGCCACCACCGTCGGACGGATCGGCAACGCCTTCGGCGCGGCGAGCGACCCGCATTGCGCGGACTGCGCCTGCGCGGCGCCGGCAAGCAGACACAAGGACAGACCCATCAAGGCGCGCATGAGCGTTCTCCTTCCACCGCCGCGAATGCACCGGCTGCGCGGGAAGTTTACGCCGCGACGCGCGCAGCCCCGTGAACGCAGCTCGTGAACCGCGTCCGCTGGAACGACGAAGCCCGGCGCGAGGCCGGGCTTCGAAGTGATGCTGTGCGGAACTCCGCGTACCGCGATGTCCTCAGTTCTGGACGTTCAGCTCGGTGCGGCGGTTGGCTTCGCTCTTGCAGTGCGGGAACTTCTGGCCCATGTCTTCCAGCGGACGGCTCTCGCCATAACCGTTCGGACCGGCAAGACGCGAAGCGTCGATGCCATTGCTGGTGAGATAGGCGTACACGGCCTGCGCGCGACGATCCGACAGCTTCTGGTTGTATGCGTCCTTGCCGCACTGGTCGGTGTGACCGGCGACTTCAGCGCGCAGTTCCGGATGACGCTTGAGGATCTCGATGGCCTCATTGAGGATCGCAGTCGCATCAGGGCGCAGGCGCGACTTGTCGAAGTCGAAGTTCACGCCGTGCAGATCGATCGACACCGGAACCGCACAACCGTTCGGACCGATCGCCTGGCCGGCCTTCGAATCCGGGCACTGGTCGACGCAATCGTCGACGCCATCGCCATCGTTGTCCGTACCCGGAACGCAACCCGGACGCGGCGGCGGCGGCGGCGCGACCGAAGCGGGAGCGCCCAGCGGAATCACCACGCCAACCGAGGCCAGCAGGTCGCCGAACCGCTCTTCGTGCGGTGCCGCGATGCTCCGGTCGTCGAAGTCGGCGCGATAGGCAAGCTCGGTGCGGATCGCCGCACGCTTGCCGGCCAGGGCGCTCTGGATGCCGACGCCAATCTTGGCGGCGAGGTTGCCATCCTCACGCTCGCCCGGCGAATGCGGGTTGTTGAGCAGGACGACCTCTTCTTCCGAACGCTGGTAGCCCAGGCCCATCAGCAGATACGGCGCCCAGCTGCGGCCGTCCTGGGTGAAATGACGACGCAGGTCGATCGATGCGCCGTACTGGCTCCAGTTGAGGTTCTGGTTGTGGTCATCGTTGGGGTTCTGGTAATTCAGCTCACCGTCCAGCGACCAGTTCTGGTTGAGGAACTTGCCCACGCCCAGCGCACCGAATGGCGCATCGCGCGTATCGCGGTCGTTGTCCTGGATGTTCATGCCGGCCGAGCCGGTCAGGTACCAGCGATCATCGAATTCCTGCGCGCTGGCCGCCTGTGCGAACGCGAGGGGCCATACCCAGTAGACGAATTTTCAAAGTGTCACTCCTTGCAGCAAGAGGAAGCAGCGGGGTCTTCCTGAAAGCGGTTGCGACGTATCGCAGCGCGCGTTTCACAAAGCGCAGGAATGATAGGAATTCGTTAGCCCAATGAATCTGCGAAAGGTTCTCAGCCAAAACGACGAAGCCCGGCGCGAGGCCGGGCTTCGAAGTGATGCTGTGCGGAATATCCGCGTACCGCGATGTCCTCAGTTCTGGACGTTCAGCTCGGTACGACGGTTCTTCTCGCTCTTGCAGCCCGGGAACGCCTGGCCCAGGTCTTCCAGCGGACGGCTCTCGCCGTAGCCGTTCGGACCGGTCAGACGCGAGGCGTCGATGCCATTCGCGGTCAGGTGGTCGTACACCGCCTTGGCGCGACGCTCCGACAGCTTCTGGTTGTACGCGTCCTTGCCGCACTGGTCGGTGTGACCGGCGACTTCGGCGCGCAGTTCCGGATAACGCTTGAAGATCTCGATCGCCTCGTTGAGGATCGAAACCGCGTCCGGACGCAGCGTGGCCTTGTCGAAGTCGAAGTTCACGCCCTTCAGGTCGATCGACACCGGCACCGGGCAACCGTCCGGACCGATCGTCTGGCCGGCCTGCGAACCCGGGCACTTGTCGTCGCAGTTGTTGACGCCGTCGCCGTCGTCGTCGAGGTCTGCGCAGCTCGGCGCCGGAGCCGGCGGCGGTGCCGCCACGACCGGCGGGCCCAGCGGGATCACGACGCCGACCGAAGCCAGCAGGTCGCCGAACCAGTCTTCGCTCGGGGCCGACATGCTGCCATCGTCGAAGTCGGCACGGTACGCCAGCTCGGTGCGGATGGCGGCACGCTTGCCGGCCAGGCCGCTCTGCACGCCGACGCCGACCTTCGCGGCCAGGTTGCCTTCCTCACGCTCGCCCGGCGAAACGGTGCTCGGAAACGCGTCGAACTCTTCTTCCGAGCGCTGGTAGCCCAGGCCCATCAGCAGGTACGGCGCCCAGTTGCGACCTTCCTGGGTGAAATGGCGGCGCAGGTCGACCGACACGCCGTACTGGCTCCAGTTCAGGTCCTGGTTGTCGTCGTTGTTCGGGTTCTGGTAGTTCAGCTCACCGTCGACCGACCAGTTCTGGTTGAGGAACTTGCCCACGCCCAGCGCACCGAACGGCGCGTCACGCGTACCGCGATCGTTGTCCTGGATGTTCATGCCGGCCGAACCGGTCAGGTACCAGCGATCGTCGAATTCCTGGGCATTGGCTGCCTGGGCGAACGCCAGGCCTGCCAGCAGCGCAGTGCTCAACACACGGATCTTCATCTGTCACTCCTTGGATCAGTAAAAAAGCGGTTTGGGGGGAACACGTCTTTACTGCAGGCGGCGCACACCCGGCAGGACCTGAACAGGCGCGGTCGGACCAGCGCCGCGGGTCACTGACGGCCGGAATGATACACCCGTCAAAGTGTTTGTTAACACCAGTTAACGTTTTTTGTAAGGATTGTCCCGTAAACGACGAAGCCCGGCTCCCGGCCGGGCTTCGAAGTGGTGCTACGCGGGAAAGGCCTTGTACCGGACGTCAGTTCTGGACGTTCAGCTCGGTACGACGGTTCTTCTCGCTCTTGCAGCCCGGGAACGCCTGGCCCAGGTCTTCCAGCGGACGGCTCTCGCCGTAGCCGTTCGGACCGGTCAGACGCGAGGCGTCGATGCCATTCGCGGTCAGGTGGTCGTACACCGCCTTGGCGCGACGCTCCGACAGCTTCTGGTTGTACGCGTCCTTGCCGCACTGGTCGGTGTGACCGGCGACTTCGGCGCGCAGTTCCGGATAACGCTTGAAGATCTCGATCGCCTCGTTGAGGATCGAAACCGCGTCCGGACGCAGCGTGGCCTTGTCGAAGTCGAAGTTCACGCCCTTCAGGTCGATCGACACCGGCACCGGGCAACCGTCCGGACCGATCGTCTGGCCGGCCTGCGAGCCCGGGCACTTGTCGTCGCAGTTGTTGACGCCGTCGCCGTCGTCGTCGAGGTCGGCGCAGCTCGGCGCCGGAGCCGGCGGCGGAGCCGCCACGACCGGCGGACCCAGCGGGATCACGACGCCGACCGAAGCCAGCAGGTCGCCGTACCAGTCGTCGCTGTCGAGCGAGGAATTTCCGCCCGGACGCGAGCTGAGGTCGCGATCGTTGAAGTCGGCGCGATAGGCCAGTTCGGTGCGGATCGCCGCGCGCTTGCCGGGCAGACCGCTCTGCACGCCGACGCCGACCTTCGCCGCGACATTGCCTTCCTTGTCCTCACCCGGCGAGTCCGGGTTCGGGAAGTTGTCGAACTCCTCTTCCGAACGCTGGTAGCCCAGGCCCATCAGGATGTACGGCGCCCAGTTGCGGCCTTCGGCATTGAAGAAACGACGCGCGTCGAACGAGATGCCGTACTGACTCCAGTTGAGATCCTGGTTGTCGTCGTTGTTCGGGTTCTGGTAGTTCAGCTCACCGTCCAGCGACCAGTTCTCGTTGAGGAACTTGCCGACGCCGATGGAGCCGAACGGAGTGTCGCGCGTGTTGCGATCGTTGTCCTGGATGTTCATGCCGGCCGCACCGGTGAGGTACCAGCGATCGTCAGCAACCTGAGCATTGGCCACCTGGACCAGGCTCAGGCCACCCAGCAGGGCGGCGCAGAGGAGTTTCTTATTCATATATCAGCTCCTTGATCAGAAATGCGGTAACGGCGTTGCGCGAGGTCCTTTGGACGGCCGCCCTACGACGCCATCGGGCGCAGGTTAAGTTTGCCTATGTGAAAGCGGTGTTAACGTCGATCTAACAATCCTGAAAGTTCCTCACGACGTTTTTTGTTGTCGCGTTCCGTTCACGGTGTCAGCAATGACATGAAGTCCGTGATGGCCAATGCATCGATGCGCGCCGGTTCGGCGGCGATGGCGTTCAGCGATTCGAGCTTTTCCGGCGGCAGGCGCCCGGCGATGGCGCGTTCGAATTTGTTGCGCAGCAGCGGAACGCCCTCCTCGCGACGGCGCCGGTGGCCGACCGGGTAGTCGATCGACACCTTCTCCGTCTGGCCGCCGTCACGGAAGGTCACCTGCACGGCATTGCCGATGTAGCGGCGGTCCGGGTCGTAATAGTCGCGGCTGAAGCGCGGCTCTTCACGCACGATCATCTTCGCGCGAAGTTCGTCGATGCGCGGATCCGACGCGACCGCGTCGGTGTAGTCGTCCGCGCCCAGGCGTCCGAAGATCAGCGGCACGGCGACCATGTACTGCAGGCAGTGGTCGCGATCGGCGTAGTTCGCCAGCGGGCCGGTCTTGTCGATGATGCGCATGGCCGCTTCCTGCGTCTCGATCAGCACGCTCTCGATCGCTTCGATGCGATCCGCCACCTGCGCATGCAGCCGCATCGCGCACTCCACCGCGGTCTGCGCGTGGAACTCGGCCGGGTGGCTGATCTTGAACAGGATGTTCTCCATCACGTAGCTGCCGAACGGCCGCTCGAACTCGAATTCGCGTCCCTCGAGAGCGACGTCGTAGAAACCCCAGGTCGGCACGCTGAGCGCGCTGGGATAGCCGACCTCGCCGCGGCACGCGTTCAGCGCATGTGTCACCGCGCGTCGGCACGCATCGCCGGCGGCCCAACTCTTGCGCGGACCGGTGTTCGGCGCGTGCCGGTAGGTGCGCAGCGCGCCGTTGTCGATCCAGCTGTGCGAGAGCGCGTTGACGATCTCGTCGCGGCTTCCGCCGAGCATCTTCGTCGCCACCGCAGTCGACGCGAGCCGCACCAGGATCACGTGGTCCAGGCCGACGCGATTGAACGAATTCTTCAGCGCGTAGCAGCCCTGGATCTCGTGCGCGCGGATGGCGTGGCCGAGCACCTCGCGCACGGTGAGCGGCGTGCCGCCCTCGCCCGCGGCGCGTCGGCCGAGGTAATCGGCGACGGCGAGGATCGCGCCGAGGTTGTCGGACGGATGACCCCATTCGGCGGCGAGCCAGGTGTCGTTGAAATCGAGCCAGCGGATCTGCACGCCGATGTCGTAGGCGGCCTGCACGGGATCGAGTTCATGGGCGGTGAACGGCACGCGCGCGCCGCCGGGAAGTACCGCACCGGGCACGATCGGCCCCAGGTGACGCACGCACGCCGGATGATCCATTGCCAGCGCGGCGCAGGCGAGCGAGTCGAGCAGCACCCAGCGCGCGGTCTCGTAGGCTTCCTGAGATGCGATGTCGGGCCCGTCGACGTAGTCGGCGATGTCGAGCAGCGGCGCATCGGGTTGCGGGCGGGCGGCGGAACGCTGGTCGAAATCGCTCATGGCGGGCTCCGCACGTGACGTGAGGATGCTGTTGTGCCAGAGCCGCGCCTCGTCCGTCGTGAAGCCGGCGCCGTTCGTCGCCTGCGATTGCCGTGGCCGGCGGAACGGACCGGCGCGGGCGCGGTGCTTGGAAATCGGCGATCAACGGCCCAACCTCGATGGCATGGACATTCCCGCACGCCTGCCCGCCCTGTTCCTCTCCCACGGCTCGCCGATGCTGGCCGTGCAGGATTCCCCCGCCGGCCGCTTCCTCGACGGCCTCGGCCGCGAACTGCCGTGGCCGCGCGCGATCGTCGTCGCGTCCGCGCATTTCATGACCGACCGGCCGATGCTCGGCGGACACCTGCAACCGCACACCGTGCACGACTTCGGCGGATTCCCGGAACCGCTGTATCGCATCCACTACCCAGCACCCGGCGCGCCTGATCTCGCCGAAGAGATCGCGCAGCGCCTCGCCGATGCGGGCCTGCCAGCGCGCGTGCGCGAGAACCACGGCCTCGACCACGGCGTGTGGGTGCCGCTGCTGCGGATGTATCCGCAGGCCGACATTCCCGTCGTGCCGCTGTCGGTGATGCCGCACGGCGACGCCACGGCGCACTACGCGCTCGGACAGGCGCTGGCGCCGCTGCGCGACGACGGCGTGCTGGTGATCGGCTCGGGCGGTTTCGTGCACAACCTCGGCGATCTGGACTGGGCGCATCCCGACGCGCCGATGACACCGTGGGCGCAGGAATTCGCGCAGTGGATGCACGCCGCGCTGGCTGTGCACGACATCGACGCCATGCTCGACTGGCAACAGCGCGCGCCGCATGCGCACCACGCGCATCCGACGGTGGAACACCTGATGCCGCTGTTCGTCGCGCTCGGTGCAGGCGGAGAGTCACCGACGGTGCGCACGTTGCACCGCTCGCACGAGTTCGGATCGCTGGCGCTGGATGCGTTCGCGTTCGATTGAACGGCGTTGCTGATCGCGAAGCCCGCGGCGCGATCAAGACACGCCTCGTAGCCCGGGTAAGGCCGAAGGCCGCACCCGGGGCTTCAACGCGATGGGCTTCCCGGGTGCGCTGCGCTTACCCGGGCTACGGGTAACGCGCGATGGTGCCCGCCAGGCTCGGTAGCCCGGGTAGGGCCGGAGGCCGCACCCGGGGCTTCGACGCGATGGGCTTCCCGGGTGCGCTGCGCTTACCCGGGCTACGGTAATGCGTGATGAGTCGCCACTCGCGGAGTGGTCTAGCCCTCGCGCAGACACTTTTCCCAGGGCGGATCGGCGAACCGTTCCGCGAGGAAATCCACCAGCGCGCGTACGCGTGGCGGCACCAGCCTTCGTTGCGGCATGACCGCATAGATGCCGCTGTCGGCGATCGGATGGTCGGCCAGCACCTGCACCAGTCGGCCCTCGCGCAGGTCTTCGCACACGTGCCAGGTCGAATGCACCGAGATGCCGAGTCCGGCCACGGCCATGTCGCGCACCATCTCGCCGTAGTTGGTTTCCACGCGACCGCGCACGCGCACCGCGGTCTCGCCGCCGGCACCGTCGCCAAGACGCCACACGTCCTGGCGGCCCTGGCTGCCGACCAGCAGCACGCAGTCGTGTTCG
It contains:
- a CDS encoding pseudouridine synthase; the encoded protein is MDEGQGRPGGEGKAGRRAGARRAPQDRTRKEEVTRPVRPGPRPGRAPSPSNAPRHGLARVLSKQGLCSRTEAARWIEAGRVEVDGRIVRDPEFPIVQGRQRVRVDGRELDAAPRLYLMLNKPRGLVTTTQDERGRDTVYRCFDGSGLPWIAPVGRLDKASEGLLLFSNDPAWSAAITDPDTGPDKTYHVQVDAVPDEALLEALVRGVEVEGEYLRARAVRLLRSGERNAWLEVVLDEGRNRHIRRLLAEFDLAVLRLVRVAVGTLALGELPKGQWRRLDDVEVAALSRIHKNP
- a CDS encoding OmpA family protein — translated: MKIRVLSTALLAGLAFAQAANAQEFDDRWYLTGSAGMNIQDNDRGTRDAPFGALGVGKFLNQNWSVDGELNYQNPNNDDNQDLNWSQYGVSVDLRRHFTQEGRNWAPYLLMGLGYQRSEEEFDAFPSTVSPGEREEGNLAAKVGVGVQSGLAGKRAAIRTELAYRADFDDGSMSAPSEDWFGDLLASVGVVIPLGPPVVAAPPPAPAPSCADLDDDGDGVNNCDDKCPGSQAGQTIGPDGCPVPVSIDLKGVNFDFDKATLRPDAVSILNEAIEIFKRYPELRAEVAGHTDQCGKDAYNQKLSERRAKAVYDHLTANGIDASRLTGPNGYGESRPLEDLGQAFPGCKSEKNRRTELNVQN
- a CDS encoding OmpA family protein, with the translated sequence MNKKLLCAALLGGLSLVQVANAQVADDRWYLTGAAGMNIQDNDRNTRDTPFGSIGVGKFLNENWSLDGELNYQNPNNDDNQDLNWSQYGISFDARRFFNAEGRNWAPYILMGLGYQRSEEEFDNFPNPDSPGEDKEGNVAAKVGVGVQSGLPGKRAAIRTELAYRADFNDRDLSSRPGGNSSLDSDDWYGDLLASVGVVIPLGPPVVAAPPPAPAPSCADLDDDGDGVNNCDDKCPGSQAGQTIGPDGCPVPVSIDLKGVNFDFDKATLRPDAVSILNEAIEIFKRYPELRAEVAGHTDQCGKDAYNQKLSERRAKAVYDHLTANGIDASRLTGPNGYGESRPLEDLGQAFPGCKSEKNRRTELNVQN
- a CDS encoding bifunctional 2-methylcitrate dehydratase/aconitate hydratase, translated to MSDFDQRSAARPQPDAPLLDIADYVDGPDIASQEAYETARWVLLDSLACAALAMDHPACVRHLGPIVPGAVLPGGARVPFTAHELDPVQAAYDIGVQIRWLDFNDTWLAAEWGHPSDNLGAILAVADYLGRRAAGEGGTPLTVREVLGHAIRAHEIQGCYALKNSFNRVGLDHVILVRLASTAVATKMLGGSRDEIVNALSHSWIDNGALRTYRHAPNTGPRKSWAAGDACRRAVTHALNACRGEVGYPSALSVPTWGFYDVALEGREFEFERPFGSYVMENILFKISHPAEFHAQTAVECAMRLHAQVADRIEAIESVLIETQEAAMRIIDKTGPLANYADRDHCLQYMVAVPLIFGRLGADDYTDAVASDPRIDELRAKMIVREEPRFSRDYYDPDRRYIGNAVQVTFRDGGQTEKVSIDYPVGHRRRREEGVPLLRNKFERAIAGRLPPEKLESLNAIAAEPARIDALAITDFMSLLTP
- a CDS encoding DODA-type extradiol aromatic ring-opening family dioxygenase — translated: MDIPARLPALFLSHGSPMLAVQDSPAGRFLDGLGRELPWPRAIVVASAHFMTDRPMLGGHLQPHTVHDFGGFPEPLYRIHYPAPGAPDLAEEIAQRLADAGLPARVRENHGLDHGVWVPLLRMYPQADIPVVPLSVMPHGDATAHYALGQALAPLRDDGVLVIGSGGFVHNLGDLDWAHPDAPMTPWAQEFAQWMHAALAVHDIDAMLDWQQRAPHAHHAHPTVEHLMPLFVALGAGGESPTVRTLHRSHEFGSLALDAFAFD